A single genomic interval of Camelina sativa cultivar DH55 chromosome 11, Cs, whole genome shotgun sequence harbors:
- the LOC104724952 gene encoding protein OSB3, chloroplastic/mitochondrial, which produces MNLISRTLTRVVTSSLYHSKAAKLPTQKWVISQQIRVFSANVIGTGGRKPRAKASAKSPPLISPVEEKELTPPKKIEYKPENSNWINLIGFVEQPVQFGPCSDGKFWAGTVISQRSGSKSSSFWIPIIFEGDLAQIAVQHVKKEDRIHISGKLFIDSPPPSVTYTQSNVQVMVQSLNFVQAETCIEKEVMKKISPPKEEVTSTKRQPARSKKVKVIDEETSNSWKHLIENPKEWLDHRGNKANGLVKLKHPDFKRKVGGFSLWLSTAPEWALLKLEELEFDVLVPTGNTKLKQLKGEESWKDLVQNPDKWLDNRSVKTNEKAPDFIHKETGEALWMTGSPLWVLSKLPPLKKNQERPLMSNTIPQLKREESWKNLVENPSKWWDNRLDKRTPKYPDFKHKETGEGLWINNSPTWALSKLPPLKNQESPVMA; this is translated from the exons ATGAATTTAATCTCTAGAACATTGACTAGAGTAGTTACTTCCTCACTCTACCACTCGAAAGCAGCGAAGCTCCCCACTCAAAAATGGGTGATCTCGCAGCAAATCCGCGTTTTCTCAGCCAACGTCATCGGAACCGGAGGAAGGAAGCCTAGGGCTAAAGCATCAGCGAAATCGCCGCCGCTTATTTCCCCCGTAGAGGAGAAAGAACTGACTCCGCCGAAGAAGATTGAGTACAAGCCGGAGAATTCGAATTGGATCAACCTAATTGGATTCGTCGAGCAACCTGTTCAGTTCGGTCCTTGCTCCGATGGTAAATTCTGGGCTGGAACTGTGATTTCTCAGCGTTCGGGTTCAAAATCATCTAGTTTCTG GATTCCAATTATATTCGAAGGGGATCTAGCTCAAATTGCAGTTCAACATGTAAAGAAAGAGGATCGAATTCATATATCTGGGAAGCTGTTTATTGATTCACCTCCTCCGAGTGTTACATATACTCAATCCAATGTTCAG GTTATGGTTCAGAGTCTTAACTTCGTACAAGCTGAAACTTGTATTGAAAAAGAAGTTATGAAGAAGATTTCACCACCTAAAGAAGAAGTAACCAGCACGAAGAGACAGCCCG CAAGATCCAAAAAGGTTAAAGTCATAGATGAAGAAACCTCTAATTCGTGGAAGCACCTTATTGAAAATCCTAAAGAGTGGTTGGATCACCGTGGGAATAAAGCTAACGGATTG GTAAAGCTAAAACATCCCGATTTCAAAAGGAAGGTTGGTGGTTTTTCTTTGTGGCTCAGCACAGCTCCTGAATGGGCTTTGCTAAAACTCGAAGAGCTTGAGTTTGATGTCTTAGTCCCTACAGGAAacaccaaactgaaacaacttAAAG GAGAGGAATCTTGGAAGGATTTGGTTCAGAACCCAGATAAATGGTTAGACAACCGCTCAGTTAAG ACAAATGAGAAAGCTCCTGACTTCATACATAAAGAGACTGGCGAAGCACTGTGGATGACCGGTTCTCCTCTTTGGGTTCTATCAAAGTTACCACCATTGAAGAAGAACCAAGAAAGACCTCTCATGTCCAATACAATCCCGCAGCTTAAAA GAGAAGAATCTTGGAAGAACTTGGTTGAGAACCCGAGTAAATGGTGGGATAACAGATTAGACAAG AGAACCCCAAAATACCCTGATTTCAAGCATAAGGAGACCGGTGAAGGACTGTGGATAAATAATTCTCCAACTTGGGCGCTTTCAAAGTTACCACCTTTAAAGAACCAAGAAAGTCCTGTCATGGCCTAG
- the LOC104724953 gene encoding multiple organellar RNA editing factor 4, mitochondrial-like translates to MAMLSHRLRRVLVAAPSYFQRSFTLSRPSDFITPVSSLLPRSAVKQSAESNRSPTRLFSTAQYQYDPYTGEDSFTPDNEGCDFNHWLITMNFPKDNLPSRDEMVSIFEQTCAKGLGLSLEEAKKKIYAICTTSYQGFQATMTIGEVEKFRDLPGVQYIIPDSYVDVENKVYGGDKYENGVITPGPVPVPTKEGFDSLEKGQDKAQRSEASSDQGLTPGEELAQIIEVPPDQRSLKQMQGTLALGQGQGQGTRTSIPRQGQGEGQRSRMPIPVQGQSRGEGSRMPSFQGSFKQSQGTPSVGQGQTQRSVVPSFQGSVKEGQDIRIHGQGQAQQSQVPSFQGSFKQGQETPTLRQGQAQRSQMPSFQSGNNQGEGRPVPGQRQGQGSQIPSNQVGYSQGQGPQTPPYQGLPNNYAQGPRQGASVYYSQGAPQANFVQGTPENYNQMGQGNYTPQSVGNCGPAQGAGSPGFGHGYPGNGQGQGGQLLSPYQGSYNQGQGTPVPGQGQEGQIPSYQTGYSQGLGASVPTYQVTPGNYGHWAFVNYNQGPPHGNFHQGPQPNYIQGGQWNYSPQNGGHYGPAQFGQWYPGPTQGQGNQMPQYQLGYNQGQGPPFPGQCRCQGCGMPSYQWSYNQGQGTQIPGQWQGQGYGMPSYQASYHGNFNQATPGSYGQGTSAVKPANYNMQNGGIYGPTHGSAGTPGFAQGYTGHRQNETFQQVDQKNVAGDWSNNNPANPTDTRKPNS, encoded by the exons ATGGCCATGCTCTCGCACCGTCTCCGGCGAGTTCTAGTCGCCGCACCTTCCTATTTCCAACGATCCTTCACTCTATCTCGTCCCTCCGATTTTATCACTCCCGTCTCATCGTTATTACCTAGATCCGCGGTGAAGCAATCCGCGGAATCAAATCGATCTCCGACGAGGTTGTTCTCGACGGCTCAGTATCAGTACGATCCTTACACCGGAGAAGACTCGTTCACTCCCGATAACGAAGGATGCGATTTTAATCATTGGTTAATCACAATGAACTTCCCCAAAGATAATCTCCCATCTAGAGATGAAATGGTTTCGATTTTTGAGCAAACTTGTGCTAAAGGACTTGGTTTAAG TTTGGAAGAAGctaagaagaagatatatgcAATTTGCACAACGAGTTACCAAGGGTTTCAAGCAACAATGACTATAGGAGAAGTCGAAAAGTTTAGAG ATTTGCCTGGTGTGCAGTACATAATTCCTGATTCTTATGTTGATGTTGAGAATAAGGTGTATGGAG gagaTAAGTATGAGAATGGAGTGATTACACCTGGGCCAGTTCCTGTTCCTACTAAGGAAGGTTTTGATTCTTTGGAGAAGGGACAAGATAAAGCTCAAAGAAGTGAAGCGAGTTCAGATCAGGGTCTAACCCCAGGAGAAGAGCTAGCTCAGATAATTGAAGTGCCTCCAGATCAGAGGAGTTTGAAGCAAATGCAAGGAACTCTGGCTCTAGGACAGGGGCAAGGTCAAGGAACTCGAACGTCAATCCCAAGACAAGGGCAAGGGGAAGGTCAAAGAAGTCGAATGCCAATTCCAGTACAAGGGCAAAGTCGAGGTGAAGGAAGTCGAATGCCTTCATTTCAAGGGAGTTTCAAACAAAGCCAGGGAACTCCGTCTGTAGGTCAAGGGCAAACTCAAAGAAGTGTAGTGCCTTCATTCCAAGGGAGTGTCAAGGAAGGCCAAGATATACGTATCCATGGACAAGGGCAAGCTCAGCAAAGTCAAGTACCTTCATTTCAGGGTAGTTTCAAGCAAGGCCAAGAAACCCCGACCCTAAGACAAGGACAAGCTCAAAGAAGTCAAATGCCTTCATTTCAAAGTGGTAACAACCAAGGTGAAGGAAGACCAGTCCCTGGACAAAGGCAAGGTCAAGGAAGTCAAATACCTTCTAATCAGGTGGGTTACAGCCAAGGTCAAGGACCTCAGACACCTCCATACCAAGGATTACCAAACAATTACGCTCAAGGACCCCGTCAAGGAGCATCGGTGTACTACAGCCAAGGAGCACCACAAGCAAACTTTGTCCAAGGGACGCCAGAAAATTACAACCAAATGGGACAAGGGAATTACACTCCGCAGAGTGTTGGAAACTGCGGTCCTGCACAAGGAGCAGGAAGCCCAGGATTTGGACATGGGTATCCTGGAAACGGGCAAGGTCAAGGAGGTCAGTTATTGTCTCCATATCAAGGGAGTTACAACCAAGGCCAGGGAACTCCGGTACCAGGACAAGGCCAAGAAGGTCAAATACCTTCATATCAGACGGGTTACAGCCAAGGATTGGGAGCTTCGGTGCCTACATACCAAGTAACACCAGGAAATTATGGTCATTGGGCATTTGTGAACTACAACCAAGGACCACCACATGGCAACTTTCACCAAGGGCCCCAACCAAATTACATCCAAGGAGGTCAATGGAATTACAGTCCACAGAACGGTGGACACTATGGTCCTGCACAGTTTGGGCAGTGGTATCCCGGACCCACTCAAGGCCAAGGAAATCAAATGCCTCAATATCAGCTTGGTTACAATCAAGGCCAAGGACCTCCATTCCCTGGACAATGTCGCTGTCAAGGATGTGGAATGCCTTCATATCAGTGGAGTTACAATCAAGGCCAAGGAACTCAAATCCCTGGACAATGGCAAGGTCAAGGATATGGAATGCCTTCATATCAGGCTAGTTACCATGGAAACTTCAATCAAGCAACACCAGGCAGTTACGGTCAAGGGACATCTGCAGTGAAACCAGCGAATTACAATATGCAGAACGGTGGAATCTATGGTCCTACACATGGATCAGCAGGAACTCCAGGATTTGCACAAGGTTATACTGGACACCGGCAGAATGAAACATTTCAACAAGTGGATCAGAAAAATGTAGCAGGTGACTGGAGCAACAACAATCCTGCAAACCCAACTGATACCAGAAAACCAAATTCCTGA